The window TTGCCGAGAATGTTTTATCACACAATTCCTTCAATTTCCCACTTGTGCGTAGAcaatatgaaaatttaaaaattctttAAGTTGATTAATGTGAGAATTTTAATAACATGTTAACAACCATTGTTACACATGATGTTTGCACTTGATTTGTGCATTCGAATTGATAAAACAATGATTAACAGCATGGgcattcattttaaaattttaacttatcaAGTGACCCTCACATCAAATCTATCTATAGGAAAACTTGTTCAATCTTGTATAAACTTTTATTGCCACTCAAATCGTGACGAAACTAACTTATAATCTCCTTTTATGGCGCGGTGTTTGACATAATCAAAGTTAAATCAATATTATCATAATAGCAATGAAATACTTGTCAAAGGAATCTCTAAATACAATATGATTATTCTACTACTAGATTATCATTTGGCCATGTCACAACATATTCTATGTATTCATATCCTTGACTAGACATTTCTATGTCTTCGTAGCCCATACAACTGCGATATCAATCAAGCATATGCTAGTCTCCAACAAATCACTTATGTCCAATTTAGTATTTTTGATTAGCGACTCATATAGTGTGTGATTTTAGTTCATCATATGGAGAGTTCCATTGATAAACATTAaaaccaaaatatttttaatgtcgaTACAATTACGAACATGAAAGTAAACAATCTAAATCCATTTTCCCCATGTTTGATTCCCATAGATTGAGTATAATTATCATTCTTCGCAAACTATCTCTCAATGATTTTTCGAATAAGATGATATTTCCCAAGTACGAGCTTGGATTTCTGGTGAGATTTAGATTCCTTATCATcacaatataaattaatgtCATTCTCAATACCTAGAACTACACTAAGCTCACTAATGAACTTTTTACCAAACAACTTCCGTTGCAGCATCAATTGCTATAATGTACACAACTTTTATTGTAGAATTTGCAATAGTGCCTCTTTTCCAGCTTATTTCTCTTTCATTGAGATAAACCATGAAACTAGAATAAGATCTAAAGTCATCTTTCTCGCTTTGGAAGCTCGTATTCATGTAACCTATAACAACCAACTTATCTTGTCCACCATAAGTCAAAGAATAATCCTTAGTTCTTCGCAGTCCTGTTTCTgaacttttttaatatttaaatataaattaaacctACCGAATTTTTGAAATATGGGGCCCTGGGCCTTTGCCCCACCCGCCCCGGGTCAAATACGGCTCTGGTTCTTCGAAAGCACTTAAGGATATTCTTTGCAATTATCCAATGTTCTTCAcctcaaattttaattaatagcaAATTGCGATTCTGATCTCGTTTCGCGACCCGTATCGTTCCTCGATCTGGGTAACATTTGGATATTCCAATCTACATAGGAATAACACTTCCCTTGGAGTTATGCATGCTAAACTTAGTAAGAACCTTATCCAAATGATTCTCTTAACTAATTCAATCATCCTTTTGGATCTATATCTATAGATCCTTATTCCTAATATGCACTCTACTTCTCCTAGGTCCATTATAGAGAAATGACCGTTAAGTTGTTGCTTGACTGACTCAAGAGTAGCTAGATCATTTTCTATAAGTACGCCATCCACATAGAGAACCAAGAAAACTATGCTACTCTCACTCAATTTCTTGTAGACAAAAATTCCCCTTCATTTCTAAGAAAGCCAAACGATTTGACTGTCTCCTCAAATTTGAGGTTCCAACTTTTGGATGCTTGCTTTAATGCATAGATGGACCTTTAAAGTTTGCAAACCTTTCAGGTTGTATCATGTATACATCCCCTTTCAagaaaccattcaagaaagcgaTTTATTCATGCATTTACCATATCTCATAATTATGATATGCAACAATCACGAGGAGTATCCTTATGAATTTAAGTATCGCTACTGGTGAAAAGGTTTAGTCATAGTCAATATCATGAACTTGTATGTAACCTTTCGCCACTAACCATGCCTTGAAAACACTAATATTCCGTCCTTGTTTGTTTTCGGCTTGAAAATCCATTTGCACCTTCCATCTAGCAACTCTACTTAGTCCCATACTTGATTTTTGGACTTAGAATCCATCATCCCCTTAAGCCATTTTTAGGAGTCATTATTTTCTAAAGCTTCTTTGTAGTAAGTAGGTTTCTGATGTTCAAAACCATTATTTAACAATTTTCCGTCATGTAgaaataaatatatgttttaGACGGGATTAAAAGGCTACCAGACCTACGTAAGGGACTAATTGGAGAAGTTTCTTTGACAGTCTCATCAACCTCGCATGGATTATCCCCAAGCGAAATGGTAGGAGGTTCACAAATGCATTGCACGCCCTGCAGAGCATTTTTTTACAGGTCAACTCTGATAAGGAGTTATCCTTATCCATTGGTTCTCTTCTCGAATCTTATCAATACCCCTTCTCTTCTTGTAAATAaattcttttttcaaaaaagacaACATCACGAGCAACAAACACTTTATTCGTTCTTTAGTTGTAAAAATATAACCCACAAAAAGACACTTATTAAACTGTTGGTAGACTAGAAACGTTTTACATATACTTCACAACCCCAAATCTAGTGAAAACACATCTTTGGAATTTTGTCGATCCACATCTCATGTGGAGTTTACAGGCTGGAACAATATTGAGTGTAAAAGTAGCAGCTTCAAGTGCAAATCCCCAAAAAAGAAATAGGGAGATTAACAAGACTCAATAATGATCAAACCATATCCAATAGAGTTTGATTTTTGTGCTTAAAAACTGTGGTGTTCCTGGTGGAGTCCTTTGCAAGAGGATTCCAAAATCTGTCAAAAGATTCATAAACTCTTGTGTTAAATTTTCCCCAACAAGTAAATATTAACTACTTAAGTATCACTACTATTATTTCCTTAATATATTCCTAATTATATATAGTAATTGCCGATAATTTCGTATGACACAATTCCTTCACCATAACAACCATTTCTCCTATTCACCCTCTTATGAGTGGATTCTATGATCAACAATGAAATGTTGGGAGCACTTGTGAATATTCCATTCTTGTGCTGTATGTAATATGTGTACTTGCTCATAGAATTTTGTTGAGTAAGCAATCATGAGTGGCTGGATTTTTACATGGATATGGGAACCACTGGTCAAATATTGACTGTAATCACATTGTCTGGAACATATATTTAGCAAACTTAATGCCAAgcagttttatttattttattttctttgtactGTTATATTAACTTTATAGATTTTCAGGTCACATACATTGAAACTGAATGATTACTACTGTTTTAGGACTTATTTTTTTGCTATCAGGGTCAGAAGTGCTTTATTGCTTGTTACGTTGCTGTTTTCTTTCAGGTTATAACTCTTGACATGAGCCGTCTTGTTTCTGGAACAAAATATCGTGGAGAGTTTGAGGGTAGACTGCAAAAGATAATGGAAGAAGTTAAAGAGTCAAATAATTTGATTCTATTTATTGATGAAGTGCACACACTGATTGGAGCTGGGGCTGCAGCGGGGGCAATTGATGCTGCAAACATCTTAAAACCGGCTCTTGCAAGGGGTGAATTACAGTGCATTGGGGCCACAACGCTTGATGAATACAGACTACACATTGAGAAAGACCCAGCATTAGAGAGAAGATTTCAGCCAGTTAAAGTGCCTGAACCCACAGTAGATGAAGCTATTCAGGTCCTCAGAGGGCTCCGTGAACGATATGAGACTTACCACAAACTCTCCTATACAGATGAAACATTAGTTGCAGCAGTAGAACTGTCTTCGCAGTACATCAGGCATGTATGTTGTGCTCATTTTAGCGTTACACCTTATAGATTGTCGAGTGCGTTAGTTACTAGTTTGTCGTGAAATGACCAATGTTCTGATAATAAATGTGCTAGTTTTTAGCTTCAAGTGTTTGTGTCTGTCTCATGTCCATGTGTCCATTTCAGCTATGTAATAAAACCTTCCATGTTTTGTCTAAAACGTAATGCAAAGTGCCCATACCTATTTAAAGTGTCAAGGTTCCGAAAAGGTCCAATGGGTATTAGAGGTAAAAATGAGAAGTCTGAGTAACATATGTTACTACTCCTTTCTTgcttatactccctctgtcccaaCTCCTACGAAATTTGCCCCATATTCCCTATTAGTCATTGCCACCAAATTTGCCCCATTACTATTTTTGGCCATGACCCACACTCAttctttaattctcatccacacattttaCTTGTATTTTCATCTCATCACATAAATCCCACTCCCTCATAAAAATATCTCTTTTTACCACTTTTTACCACTGTCCTTAATTTACACCCAATTTGTACTTGGGGCAAAATTTGGTGGGACATAGGGAGTATTCTTTATATTTATTGGAAGAAGAAATTTGCCTACtttggaattatgaaagtggaAAAGGATTTTCTAAAactatgttttcttttttcttttttttttttgataagttCGTTATCAAAGAACTAGCTAATGCCGAAGCTGATGAAATGTTGATTTTGCTGTCTGCTAAAGGCTGCGTATTCTTCTTACTAGGTAGTAATTATAAATCCAAAGTGATTCATTTTACTACTCATACTAGGTGACAGAGAGCATCTTTAGCCGAGCTAATCTATTAACAAAGCGGTAGACTGCTATCGTTGGTTAGTCAAGTTATTAGCGTACTTGATTGCCATTAATATAGAGAGAGGACAAAAGTTCGTCACCCTCATCAAAACATGTTTATGAAATAAACTTTCGATTCGACATGAACACTTGCGGTAAAATGAAGGAGCTAGCTTTGAGTTGCCCTTTTTCAGTACTGTAGTTTTTCCTTTTCTAGTGGGACATCTTATAGTTTATCGAGGGGAAGAATAACTAGGATAGGAAAAACCATTATGAGAAAGTGTTGTAAAATAGCTAATGCATAATGGAATGCTCAGTCAGGCTTGCTTGTAATGATCGGTTGCCGTTTGATCCTATTGTGCAGTTCACTGTGCAAGTAGTTGCcttatttttttccttattgTAGCTCTCCTACATACAGCCGGAAAATGGAAAGGACTTTAGTTTTTATACCTCATTAGTATGTTGCTATTCGATGTGTATGGCATGTTTTGATATATGTGCATATTCTACAGTGATAGGTTTCTTCCTGATAAAGCCATTGATCTTATTGATGAAGCTGGTTCTCGGGTGCGGTTGTGTCATGCTGCGGTATAAATTTATGCACTAAAGTTTTTGGGCATGATACTTCTTCCACATCATTATGTATAGCCGTTAATGATTGCTTCCATTTTTCAGCATCCTGAAGAAGTAAGAGAGCTTGAGAAACAGGTCATGCAGAttgcaaaagaaaaagatgctGCTGGTCGCATTCAAGACTTTGAAAGGGTAAGGAGTTCTGCTATCTGTGATTcctttaaactaaatttaagGGCAAGTGCTTTTGCAAATTTGTTTCTTGAACTTATATTTATGTACAAGTTTTGCTTGTATATGTTGCTTGGACTCTTCGTTTCATGTACCCGTGTTGGAAACATGACTTGTGTGTCAGATGATATATGCTAAACAGTTCCACAATATGTAATGTGCACTGCAGGCTGCTGAGTTGCGAGACCAAGAACTCGACCTAAAGGTACAACTTTCTGCACTCATAAGCCAAAACAAGGAACTGAAAGAGGCAGACATGAACGATGTTGGACCAGTTGTAACAGAAGCAGACATAAGGGAAATAGTTTTCTCTTGGACCGGTATACCAGTTCAGAAAGTCTCACTTGATGAATCAAAGCGTCTTCTCAGAATGGAAGATAATCTCCATGGACGAGTAATAGGTCAAGATGAAGCTGTCAAAGCCATCAGTCGTGCAATTCGCCGTGCTCGTGTTGGCTTAAAGAATCCTGACCGTCCTATCGCCAGCTTCATTTTCTCGGGTCCAACTGGTGTAGGAAAGTCAGAACTCGCAAAAGCTTTAGCTGCTTACTACTTTGGTTCCGAAGAAGCCATGGTTCGCCTTGATATGAGTGAGTTCATGGAGAGACATACGGTTTCGAAGTTAATTGGATCTCCCCCAGGCTATGTCGGTTACTCCGAGGGTGGCCAGCTTACTGAGGCTGTGAGGCGACGCCCTTATACATTGGTACTCTTTGATGAAATTGAAAAGGCTCATCCTGATGTCTTTAATATGATGCTTCAGATTCTGGAAGATGGAAGGTTAACCGACAGCAAGGGAAGAACTGTGAACTTTAAGAACACCCTTATGGTTATGACCTCAAACATCGGAAGCAATGTGATTGAGAAGGGTGGTCGGGTTATAGGATTTGATCTGACATATAATCATACAAATAGCAGTTATAACAGAATAAAGAGCCTAGTGATTGAAGAGCTTAAGCAATATTTTAGACCCGAATTTTTGAATAGGCTAGATGATATGATTGTGTTTAGGCAGCTCACAAAGTTGGAAGTCAAGGATATTGCCGAGATCATGTTCAAGGAAGTTTTCAAGCGACTTAAAACTAAGGGCATCGACATACAAGTAACTGAGCGATTCAAAGACAAAGTAGTGGAGGATGGTTATGATCCGAGTTATGGAGCGAGGCCTTTGAGAAGAGCTATCATGAGACTTTTAGAGGATAACATGGCTGAGAAGATGCTTGCAGGAGAAATACATGATGGTGATTCTGTTATTCTTGATGCTGATTTTAGTGGAAACATCATTGTGCTCAACAACACTAGTTCAAGCATGTTTTCCTAGATCCTTCCTAAGTAAAGTTTTGATATATAGAAATTGGAAAAAagcttgattttttttatccatAGGCAATTCTTGATTTCTtttaccttttaaaatttttatcattttg of the Amaranthus tricolor cultivar Red isolate AtriRed21 chromosome 6, ASM2621246v1, whole genome shotgun sequence genome contains:
- the LOC130816003 gene encoding chaperone protein ClpC1, chloroplastic-like, which produces MNNIAVASPHLLKIPASINYQRRHGKFQGSERVITSSLKMVAPHDVSRLRIYAFSRLRVCTPFLGSIGSLKAIGFDSKMKDAMLVYKGKARNAVVKAVFDRFTEKSIKVILLAQEEARRLGQNAVGTEQILLGLAGEGTSIAAKVLKSAGVSLKKARIEVEKIVGKGSGFIPIEIPFSPRAKHVLELSLDEARKLGQNYISAEHLFLALLSEGEGVAARVLDSLAVDTKEIREQVVIMMDEKEPIAQTSGNSSDSMATLQEYGTNLTQKAKEGKLDPVIGREKQIERVIQILSRRTKNNPCLIGDPGVGKTSIAEGLALLIASGDVPETIEGKQVITLDMSRLVSGTKYRGEFEGRLQKIMEEVKESNNLILFIDEVHTLIGAGAAAGAIDAANILKPALARGELQCIGATTLDEYRLHIEKDPALERRFQPVKVPEPTVDEAIQVLRGLRERYETYHKLSYTDETLVAAVELSSQYISDRFLPDKAIDLIDEAGSRVRLCHAAHPEEVRELEKQVMQIAKEKDAAGRIQDFERAAELRDQELDLKVQLSALISQNKELKEADMNDVGPVVTEADIREIVFSWTGIPVQKVSLDESKRLLRMEDNLHGRVIGQDEAVKAISRAIRRARVGLKNPDRPIASFIFSGPTGVGKSELAKALAAYYFGSEEAMVRLDMSEFMERHTVSKLIGSPPGYVGYSEGGQLTEAVRRRPYTLVLFDEIEKAHPDVFNMMLQILEDGRLTDSKGRTVNFKNTLMVMTSNIGSNVIEKGGRVIGFDLTYNHTNSSYNRIKSLVIEELKQYFRPEFLNRLDDMIVFRQLTKLEVKDIAEIMFKEVFKRLKTKGIDIQVTERFKDKVVEDGYDPSYGARPLRRAIMRLLEDNMAEKMLAGEIHDGDSVILDADFSGNIIVLNNTSSSMFS